From the Synechococcus sp. KORDI-49 genome, the window CTCCGGCGAGAACAGCGACCCTGGCATCGAAGCGGCTGTGGACGGTGGCCACACCACGCCGCGTGGACGCTTCATCCACGACATCGTCATGCACCAGTGACGCGGTGTGGATCATCTCGGTGATCTCCGCCAGTCGGCGATGGCGGGGGGACAACTCGCCACCGGCCGCCAGAGAACGCGAGATCAGCAACACGATCCCAGGCCGGAGTCGCTTGCCTCCCGCACTGAAGAGATGTTCTGCAGCAGCCTGAAGAATCGGATGACCGGCTCCGATCAGACTGCGCAGGTCTCCGAGCAGGGTCTCGAGATCCTTCTCGACCGGTTCCAGCAGCTCGGTGACGGTGATCATGAAACCCCTCGGCGCCGAGATCCTAGTGGCCCTTCTCTCGGGACCGCAGCACGACCTCATGGACCAGAGGCCGCTCTCCAAGCCAGGGAGCGGCACGATCCGCGAAACCCTCGCCATCCGCCGTGACGCAGAAGCGGCAGCGTTCCAAAGCCGATCGGCCTGAGCTCAGCGGTTGCGCCGTCCCGAGGACGGCATCGAGTTCCCGGGCCACCCCCACCGCAGGATCGATCAGCTCGACGGTCTCCGGCAGCAGCTCCGTCAGCAGCGGTGCCAGCAGGGGGTAGTGGGTGCAGCCCAGCACGATCGAGTCAACGGAGGCCTCCAGCAGCGGAGCGAGATAGGTCTCGGCGGCCTCTCTGAGCTCAGTGCAGGCAAAGTCCCCCCGTTCGATCAACGGCACGAAGGAGGGGCAGGCCTGCTCCACCACCAGCGTGCCCGGACGCGTCGCCTCGATGCAGCTGCGGTAGACGCCGGAGGCCGCCGTTGCAGCGGTTGCCAGCACGCCCACCCGGGAGGTCCGCACCATGGAGGACGCCGCTTCAATCAACCCGATCACCGGTCCCGCCGCGACCGCTTCCGCCACATCCTTCGCCAGGGCATTGGTGGTGTTGCAGGCCATCACCACCGTTGAGACCTGTTGATCCCGCAGCCATCCCACCACTTCAGCGGCGATCTGGCGGAGCTCCTGGACGTCACGACCGCCGTAGGGAACACGGGCCGTATCTCCCAGATAGATGCAGCTGACGGCACCGTGGCGTTCAAGCACCCGCCTCAGCACCGTGAGACCTCCAAGGCCACTGTCGAACAGACCGAGCAGCGGCTTCATCGCACCTCCCGGTTGAGGTAGTTGAGAATCCCTGCCGCCAGAGCCAGAGACAGGCGTCGTCGATGGGCCGCCTGGGCGAGCCGCGGAGCATCGATCTCACCGGTGACGAAACCCATCTCCACCAGGGCGGAGGGCATCGTGGAACGCCGGATCACGAAGAAACGTCCCCGACGCACGCCCCGGTCGGGAGTGCCTGGAGAGACATCCATCATCTGCTGCTGCAGGTAGCCAGCCAGACGTCCGGAACGGGGATCTGAAAAGAAAAACGTCTCGATCCCGTTCACGTCGGGACGATCCATGCTGAGGGCATTCGCATGGATGCTGACCAGCACGTTCGCGGCGGAGCGATTGGCGAGGTGAACCCTGGGAGGGAGATCCACATCCACTTCGGAACTGCGGGTCAGCCGAACATCGACACCTCTTGCCCGCAGCAGAGCTGCCACCTGCAACGAGACATCCAGCACCACATCCGTCTCCCGCAGACCGCCAATGCCGACGGCACCGGGATCAGGCCCCCCGTGACCTGGATCAATCACCACCCGGTAGCGGTTGAGGGGAACCATCGGCAGACCTGAGGGATCAACCGGCGTCCTGCTGGGCGCGAAGCGTCCGGTGGGTCTCCAGGCCGTGGCCCGACCACTGAGATCTCCCTCCCCCAGATCAGCCAGACCCTGGGTGGGCAAGCCGGTGAAGGCCAGCTCCCAGCGATCCGGAGCAGTACCTCGCAACTGGAGCTGAGCTGGATCGAGCTCCACACCTGGGCGGAATTCGATCACCAGCCGCGTTGCACCGGACCGTGGTTTTCCAAGACGGATCTCCTTGACGGCGCCACGACCGAGCAGCTTGCGCGGGAAGCGAAGCTCACCGGGAAAGTCGATCCAGACCCGCGTGCCGCGGCCGTCACTCGGTTCCTGATAGAAGGCCTCCAGCCGTGCATTGCGAGCGGTGCGCAGCTGCAGCGTGCCTCGCTCGGTGAATGCCCAGGCGGACAAGGCGCTGGCTGCCCTGGCCGGCAGCGACGGCAGCAGCAACGCCAACTGGAGCGCCGCTGCCACCAGGCAGGAGATTCGGCGGGATGACGCCGCTGCCATCGGACTCAGAACAGAGCTGGCTGACGATGACGCAGGCTCGGCATCTGCGCACGGATGTGTCCGACGTGGGCGGAGTTGACCGGAGCGACGGCGGCTCCGGGCTGGACACCGGCATCAGCAAGCACCGTTCCCCAGGGGTCGATGACCATGGCGTGACCATGGCTCTGACGCCGCCCGTAGTGAAGTCCGGTCTGAGCCGGAGCCAGCACATAGGCCGTGTTTTCGATCGCACGGGCCTGGAGCAGTACCTGCCAGTGGTCCTTGCCGGTGAAGGCCGTGAAGGCGGCGGGGATCATCAGCAGGTCGGCGCCGGCATCGGCGAGGTGGCGATAGAGCTCAGGGAAGCGCACGTCGTAACAGATGGACACCCCCAGCCGACAGAGACCGGGCACGTCCACCACTGGAGGTCGTTCCCCTCCGGCATCAACCGTCGCCGACTCCCGGTAGGTGTTGCCGTCCGGAAGATCGACGTCAAACAGATGGATCTTGTCGTACCTCGCCAGGAGCTGGCCGTCACGATCCACCAGCTCAGCCCGGTTCAGGGTGCGCTGCCCATCGCCGACCGGGACCGGGAAGCCCCCTCCCAGCAGCGTCACCTGATAGCGACGCGCCATGGTCACCAGAAACCGGCTGCACTGCTCCGCCAGGGTCGGTGCCAACTCGAGACGGCGGGCATCGTCCCCCATGAACGCGAAGTTCTCCGGAAGACCCACCAGCTCGGCACCGCGTCGTGCTGCCAGATCGATCTGCTCCTCGGCCGCCGTGAAATTGGCCTCCGGGTCCTGACTGCTCGTGAGCTGCACGGCAGCCGCCAGGAAATCGTTCACGATCCCACCTCTGTGAGCGCGACTTTAGAGCCGCTCATGCGGCCTTCAGAACGCCTGGTTCGATCTGAGTCGGAACGACGCTGATCTGGTCGAGACCAGCGCAGCAGCGGAAATCGGCATCGTGGTCGCCGAGACCGATCAGGCGCTGACCATGGCTCGCGATGCGCAGGCAGGCTTCCGGGTCTTGCCTCCAGTTCTGCCAGAGGGCGATGGCAGCGGAGAGCTCATCGTTGGCGATCACGGTGGCTGCCGGGTCCCGTTCCGTCAGAAGGGCACCAAGGGCTCCTGCCGCCAGGGAATCCTCCAGGGAGTACGAGCCCTCCCAGCCGCTGCCCACAATCGCAACCGAAGCGGGCCGCTTCTCCAACAGCCGCTCTGCCACCGCTTCGCGGTTGGGCAGAGCAGCCGTGACCAGCAAGGGGACATCGCGGACGCGATCCAGAGCCCGCGTGCCGTTTGTGGTGCTCATGAACAGACGCTTGCCGGCCACCGTCTCGGGCAGCACGGCCACGGGTGAATTCCCGAGATCGAAGCCAGGCAGTGTCTGCCCGCCGCGCTCTCCCACCCGCAGTCGGGAGGATTCGGGCCAGAGGTCGGCCGCCTGACGGAGATCCTCGAGGTCCGCGAAGGCCTGCACCGCTTCAGCACCGTTCTGGAGAGCCCAGGCGATGGTGGTGGTGGCCCGGAGAACATCGATCACGACCGCCGCCTCGGGCCGGACGTCCGCCGGCATCTCGGCAGGCACATGGAAGTAGGAGATCTGCATGGCCACGCTGGGATTCGGCGTGCGACACAGTACCGAGACCGACAGCGCAGCACCGTCGCCTTCATGCCTCTGTTCCAGACCGGCCCGGCAACCCGTGACCTGCGCGGCTTCCTTGAGCTGCTCGATCAACGCGGTCAGCTGCGTCGCATCACCGCTCCGGTGGATCCGGATCTGGAACTGGCGGCGATTGCTGACCGGGTGCTGGCCCAGGGAGGTCCGGCGCTGCTGTTCGAGAACGTGATCGGCTCCTCCATGCCTGTGGCGGTGAACACGCTCGGGACCGTCGAACGGGTGGTGTGGAGCATGGGTCTTGAGCGGGCCGAGCAGCTCGAGGAACTCGGGGAACGGCTCGCCCTGTTGCAGCAACCCAGACCACCCAAAGGCCTTGGGGAAACCAAACGCTTCGCCAGGGTGTTCTGGGATCTGGTGAAGGCTCGTCCGGATCGGGATCTGATGCCGCCCTGCCGGCAGCAGGTCTTCCAGGGCGACGCGGTGAATCTCGACAGCATCCCGCTGATCCGCCCCTGGCCCGGAGATGCCGGTGGGGTGATCACCCTCGGGCTGGTGATCACCAAGGACCCTGAGACAGGTGTGCCGAATGTGGGCGTCTACCGCCTTCAGAAGCAGTCGGTGAACTCCATGACGGTGCACTGGCTGAGCGTGCGCGGTGGGGCTCGCCATCTGCGCAAGGCCGCCGCGATGGGCAGGAAGCTTGAAGTGGCTGTGGCCATCGGCGTCCACCCCCTGCTGGTGATGGCAGCGGCCACACCGATCCCTGTGCAGCTGAGCGAATGGCTGTTCGCGGGGATCTATGCCGGTGAAGGCGTCCGGCTGACCCCCTGCAAGACGATCGACCTTCAGGTGCCCAGCCACAGCGAGGTGGTGCTGGAGGGAACGATCACCCCCGGGGAGGTGCTGCCGGACGGCCCCTTCGGCGATCACATGGGGTTCTACGGGGGCGTGGAGGACTCCCCTTTGGTGCGCTTCCACTGCATGACGCAGCGACGGGATCCCGTCTTCCTCACCACCTTCAGCGGCCGTCCTCCCAAGGAGGAAGCGATGCTCGCCATCGCCCTGAACCGGATCTACACACCGATCCTGCGCCAGCAGATCCCGGAGATCACCGATTTCTTCCTGCCGATGGAGGCGCTCAGCTACAAGCTGGCGGTGCTCTCCATCGACAAGGCCTATCCAGGCCAGGCCAAACGCGCGGCCATGGCCTTCTGGAGCGCATTGCCTCAGTTCACTTACACGAAGTTCGTGGTGGTGGTGGATCGACACATCAATGTGCGCGACCCGCGCCAGGTGGTCTGGGCGATCGCAGCTCAGGTCGACCCTCAGCGTGATCTGTTCACCCTTGCGGACACCCCCTTCGACAGCCTGGATTTCGCCAGCGAACAGCTGGGGCTGGGGGGACGTCTGGCCATCGATGCCACCACCAAGGTCGGACCGGAGAAGAATCACGACTGGGGGGAACCGCTCAGCCGTCCGGCATCGCTGGAGCAGCGGGTCTCGGAGCGATGGCACGAGCTGGGACTCGATGACCTGGGGCAGTCCGAACCGGATCCGAGCCTGTTCGGCTATGCCCTGGATCGATTGATGCAGCGGCTCAGCATCGCCCCATAGGATCAACGGTCGCTGTTTCCCCGAAGTCTTGAGCGCGACCGGCAGCCCGTCCACCCCCCGTGTGCTGCCGGCTGGAGGCAGCCTCTCCGGCCGGGTGACGGTGCCCGGGGACAAGTCCATCTCTCACCGCTCACTGCTGTTCGGGGCCATTGCCGAAGGCACGACAACCATCGAAGGACTGCTGCCGGCCGAGGACCCGCTGAGCACCGCAGCCTGCCTGCGGGCCATGGGAGTCGCCATCAGTCCGATCACCCCTGGCGCCACCGTCACGGTGCAGGGAGTCGGCCTCGAAGGCCTTCAGGAGCCGTCGGTGATCCTCGACTGCGGCAATTCCGGCACCAGCATGCGGCTGATGCTCGGACTGCTGGCCGGTCGGAGCGGTCGGCATTTCATCCTGGATGGCGATGCCTCACTGCGGCGTCGCCCGATGCGACGGGTGGGCCAGCCCCTCTCGGCCATGGGCGCTGAGGTGCGAGGACGTGACAGCGGCAATCTCGCTCCCCTGGCCGTGCAGGGACGACAGCTGAAAGGCACGGTGATCGGCACGCCAGTCGCCAGCGCTCAGGTGAAATCCGCTCTGCTGCTGGCCGCTCTGACCGCGGACGGTCCGACCACGGTGATCGAACCGGCCCAGTCGAGAGATCACAGCGAACGCATGCTGCGGGCCTTCGGTGCCGATCTCGAGGTGGATGGGGAAATGGGACGGCACATCACGGTCAGGCCCGGTGCCAATTTGCGGGGCCAGTCAGTGGTGGTGCCGGGAGACATCAGCTCGGCCGCGTTCTGGCTGGTGGCTGGGTCGCTTGTGCCCGGTGCCGATCTCACCATCGAGAATGTCGGGCTCAATCCGACGCGCACCGGCATCCTCGAGGTTCTGGAACAGATGCAGGCCCGCATCGAGGTGCTCAACCGCCGGGATGTGGCGGGTGAACCGGTCGGCGATCTCAGAGTGCGTCAGGCGCCGCTCCAGCCCTTTGAATTCGGGGAATCGATCATGCCGCGACTGGTGGACGAGGTGCCGATCCTCAGCGTCGCCGCCTGCTTCTGCGCCGGCGAAAGCCGCATCAGCGGAGCCTCGGAACTGCGGGTGAAGGAAACCGACCGGCTGGCGGTGATGGCCAGACAGCTGAGAGCGATGGGAGCGGACATCGACGAACATGAGGACGGCATGACCATTCGCGGAGGCCGTCCTCTGCAGGGCACCGCTCTCGACAGTGAGACCGATCACAGAGTGGCGATGAGCCTGGCGGTGGCAGCCATGCTGGCGAGCGGAGACTCAACCCTGGCCCGGAGTGAAGCCGCGGCCGTGTCCTACCCGACCTTCTGGGACGACCTTGCCCGACTGCGCAGCTGACCTCGGAGAACTGCACGCCTATCCCACGGCGGACGGCAGCTTCAGCCTGCAGAGCGACCGTTTCGGCGAGGCCTTTCACAACTCAGCAGGAGCCCGCAACGAAGCCCAGGCGAAATTCGCCTTGCCGGCTCAGCTCGAGCGATTCCGAGAGGGGACACCGCTCCGAGTGCTCGATGTCTGCGTCGGTCTCGGCTACAACAGCGCCGTGGTGCTGGAAGCGCTGCCGACACCACCTCCTGAGCTGGAGTGGTGTGGGCTGGAACTGGACCATCGCCCTCTGGATCTGGCCCTGGCCCGGCAGGACTTCCGCAGCAGCTGGTCGGCATCCGTCCTTCAGGTGCTGGAGCAGATCCGCGATCACGGCAGTTGGCGTCAAGGAGGCAGCAACGGCAGGCTGCTCTGGGGAGACGCCCGGACCATGCTGGGCCAGATCCCCGGCAGACAGAGCTTCGATCTCATCCTTCAGGACGCCTTCTCACCCCAGCGCTGTCCGGAGCTGTGGAGTGAGGAGTTCCTGGCTGGCCTGGCCGGGCGTCTGGCTGCCGGCGGACGTCTGCTCACCTACAGCCGATCGGCGGCGGTGCGGGCCAGCCTGCGACGGAACGGTCTGATGCTGTTCTCGCTGCTGCCGGCCCCGGGCGAACGGCCGGGCTGGAGCAGCGGCACGATGGCCGTGCGCCCGGGAGCGCCGATTCCTGATGGGGGGCCGGGCTGGAGAGCTCTGTCGCTGATGGAGGAAGAGCATCTCCACACCCGCGCCGCCGTGCCCTTCCGGGATCCCAGCGGCACCGACGACAGCGCTGCCATCCTGCGGCGCCGGAGCATGGAACAGGACGGATGCAGCCTCGAGCCGACCAACGCCTGGCAGCGGCGCTGGCGGCAGGACTCCACCGGCTGATCCCGGTAGATTCCGGCCGTTTCGATCACGCCCGACATGCTTGCCGTTGCTGTTCTGGCCGCTGGAAAGGGCACTCGCATGAAGAGCGCTCTGCCGAAGGTTCTGCAGCCTCTGGCGGGAGCCACCCTGGTGGAGCGGGTTCTGGCCAGTGCCCGGACGCTGCAGCCCGAACGACGGCTGTTGATCGTGGGTCACCAGGCTGAACGGGTGGAGGAGAAGCTGAGCCCGATCGGCGGTCTGGAGTTCGTTCTGCAGCAACCCCAGAACGGCACAGGTCACGCCGTGCAGCAGCTGCTGCCGGTGCTGAAGGGCTTCGAAGGGGAACTGCTGGTGCTCAACGGCGATGTACCGCTGCTACGCCCGGAAACGATCGAGTCCCTGGTGAACGGTCATCGGAACAGCGGCGCCGACGTCACGCTTCTGACGGCTCGGCTTTCGGATCCCACCGGCTACGGCCGCGTCTTCGCTGATGAAACGGGACAGGTCAGCGGCATCATCGAGCATCGCGACTGCACTGAGGAGCAGCGCAGCAACACCCTCACCAACGCAGGCATCTACTGCTTCAACTGGCAAGCGCTGGAGGGGGTGCTGCCGCAGCTGAGCACCGATAACGACCAGGGAGAGCTGTACCTGACCGACACCGTGGCGATGCTGCCACGGGCCATGCATTTGGAAGTGGCGGATCCCGATGAAGTGAACGGCATCAACAACCGCAGACAGCTGGCGCAGTGCGAAGCGGTGCTTCAACAGCGGCTCAGGGAGCACTGGATGGCGGAGGGGGTCACCTTCGTCGATCCGGACAGCTGCACCCTGAGTGAGGACTGCCGGTTCGGGAGAGATGTGGTGATCGAACCCCAGACCCATCTGAGGGGATCCTGCCGAATCGGAGACAACTGCCGTCTGGGACCAGGTTCGCTGCTGGAGAATGCCGATCTCGGAGACGCCGTGACCGTTCTGCATTCGGTGGTGCGAGAGGCGACCGTGGCGGACGACGTCAGCATCGGCCCGTTCGCCCATCTCCGACCGGCGGCTGAGATCGGCAAGGGCTGCCGCATCGGCAACTTCGTTGAGGTGAAGAAGAGTCAGATCGGAGCTGGCAGCAAGGTGAATCACCTCAGCTACATCGGCGACGCGAGCCTTGGCGACAACGTCAACGTTGGGGCCGGCACGATCACCGCCAACTACGACGGCGTTCGGAAGCACCGCACGGTGATCGGCGACGGCAGCAAGACCGGGGCCAATTCCGTGCTGGTGGCTCCGTTGTCTCTGGGGAAGGAGGTGACGGTCGCAGCCGGTTCGACTATCACCAAGGATGTGTCGGATGGTGCCCTCGCCATCGGACGCTCCCGCCAGATGAACAAGGAGGGCTGGAGCCGCAGCTCCGGAGACTGACTCCACACCATCCACATGCCTTCGACCCTGGTTCTGAACGCCGATTCCAGCGTCTGTCCCGCGCTCGGGACCTGGATCGGCAACAACGCCGAGCTGCTGAAAGGGTTTTCGTTGCTCATCGCCGAGGACGTGCTGGCGGAACTGTCCAAGCGCAACACCCTGGGCCAGCTCTCGATCACCTCCTGCCGAGGCATCCGCAGCGGCGGTGACATCGAGATGGCCGCCACGATCCTGAAGGGAGAGATCAGCGGACTGATCCACTTCCCCTCGCCCACGGGCGAGCGGGCCGGAGATGTGCTGTCGGAACCCCTGGTGCGTGCAGCCCTGCTCAATGATCTGCCGATCGCCCTGAATCCCGCCTCCGCTTCCGCACTGGTGCGGGGCATCAAGGGCAGCCGGCGGGGCTATCTGATCTTCAATCCCGTGGCCGGCCAGGGGGACCCCGTCAGCGAACTGGCCGAGATCCGCAGTTATCTCGAACCCCAGATCATGCTTCAGATCTGGATGACCCAACCCAATCTCGACCCCGCCCAGCAGGCCAGGGAACTGATCCAGGAGATCAAGGCCTTCGAGCAGCAGGGGGAAGGCGAATCGCTGATCATCGCTTCCGGAGGTGACGGAACCGTCGGAGCCGTCGCCAGTGCTCTGGCGGACAGTGACATCCCCCTCGGCATCATTCCCCGTGGAACGGCGAACGCCTTCTCAGTCGCCCTCGGCATCCCAACGGGAGTGAAGGCCGCCTGCACCAATCTGCTGCTGGGCAACACACGCCTGGTGGACGTCGCCATGTGCAACGACCAGCCGATGATCCTGCTCTCCGGCCTCGGATTCGAGGCGGGAATGGTGAACAAGGCAAGCCGTGAACTGAAGAACATCCTCGGGCCGATGGCCTACATCTTCTCGGGAGCGCGTCAGCTGGTGGACCAGCAGCCGTTCAAGGCGACCTTACGGATCGACGGCGAGGAATATCACCTCGAAGCCAGTGCCATCACCGTGGCCAACGCCGCACCCGCGACCTCCGTGATGGCCCAGGGCTTCGGCCAGGTGATCCCCGACGACGGTCTTCTCGAGGTGATCGTCGCCTCCCCGAAAGACCGCATCAGTGGGTTTTCGGTTCTGTCGAGCCTGGCCTGGTCGGCGATCGTCAGCAACACCGCCAACCACGACAACATCGCCTGTTTCCGGACCCGCCAGATCGAGGTTGAACTGGAGGAGACTCAGAAGCTGGTGGTGGATGGGGAGATTCTTGACGCCGACAAGATGACGGTGTCCGTCAAACCGGGAGCCCTGCAGGTGGTGGCTCCGATCCGCCTGAAACCTTGAACCTCGCCAGCGACCCCACCATCCAGCGCAAGATCACCCGGATGGCGGAGCGGGTGCGCTGGAAACAGCCGGCGCTGACCAGCCGGGGCATCGACCAGACACGCCTGGTGCTCGAGCCGGATGGGGATCAGCCCGGACAAGAGGACCCGTTCCACTTTCTGGTGCTCGGGGACAGCGGCACCGGCCGTCACCGCTTCCACAGCCCTCCGAGGCGGATCGCCGAACGGCTGCTACCCCACAAGCCGGATGCGGCCTTTCTGCTTCACACAGGTGATGTGGTCTATCTGGTGGGAGCAGCGGATCAGTACCGCGACAATTTTCTGCGCCCCTATCGGGAATGGCTCCAGGACGGAGAGCAATGGTCCAGCCTGAGCCATGAGGGGATGGTGTTCAACCAGCCGTTCCTCCCGGTTCCCGGCAATCACGACTACTACGACCTCTCCTTCCCTGTGGCGCTGGTGGCAGGTCTGACCCTGCCCCTGCGCCGTCATCTGCAGTGGTTCCACGATGTCGACGCCGGCTGGCGCGGCTCAGGCCAGGGAGAGGTCTATGCCCAGGCGTTCATGGATGTGCTCCACCAGCTGCCTCCCTCCCGACTCGAGCAGCATCTCGAGACCCACTACGACGCCGTGTGGGACGGACATCGCTGCCTCCACTACCGGCCGGGACGGCTCACCCGCCTGCCAAACCGTTATTACCGATTCCGCCATGCAGGGGTCGACGTCTTCGCGATCGACTCCAACACGCTGATCTCGCCCGTG encodes:
- the murI gene encoding glutamate racemase, with the translated sequence MKPLLGLFDSGLGGLTVLRRVLERHGAVSCIYLGDTARVPYGGRDVQELRQIAAEVVGWLRDQQVSTVVMACNTTNALAKDVAEAVAAGPVIGLIEAASSMVRTSRVGVLATAATAASGVYRSCIEATRPGTLVVEQACPSFVPLIERGDFACTELREAAETYLAPLLEASVDSIVLGCTHYPLLAPLLTELLPETVELIDPAVGVARELDAVLGTAQPLSSGRSALERCRFCVTADGEGFADRAAPWLGERPLVHEVVLRSREKGH
- a CDS encoding N-acetylmuramoyl-L-alanine amidase, with product MAAASSRRISCLVAAALQLALLLPSLPARAASALSAWAFTERGTLQLRTARNARLEAFYQEPSDGRGTRVWIDFPGELRFPRKLLGRGAVKEIRLGKPRSGATRLVIEFRPGVELDPAQLQLRGTAPDRWELAFTGLPTQGLADLGEGDLSGRATAWRPTGRFAPSRTPVDPSGLPMVPLNRYRVVIDPGHGGPDPGAVGIGGLRETDVVLDVSLQVAALLRARGVDVRLTRSSEVDVDLPPRVHLANRSAANVLVSIHANALSMDRPDVNGIETFFFSDPRSGRLAGYLQQQMMDVSPGTPDRGVRRGRFFVIRRSTMPSALVEMGFVTGEIDAPRLAQAAHRRRLSLALAAGILNYLNREVR
- a CDS encoding carbon-nitrogen hydrolase family protein, which gives rise to MNDFLAAAVQLTSSQDPEANFTAAEEQIDLAARRGAELVGLPENFAFMGDDARRLELAPTLAEQCSRFLVTMARRYQVTLLGGGFPVPVGDGQRTLNRAELVDRDGQLLARYDKIHLFDVDLPDGNTYRESATVDAGGERPPVVDVPGLCRLGVSICYDVRFPELYRHLADAGADLLMIPAAFTAFTGKDHWQVLLQARAIENTAYVLAPAQTGLHYGRRQSHGHAMVIDPWGTVLADAGVQPGAAVAPVNSAHVGHIRAQMPSLRHRQPALF
- a CDS encoding 2-phosphosulfolactate phosphatase family protein; translated protein: MQISYFHVPAEMPADVRPEAAVVIDVLRATTTIAWALQNGAEAVQAFADLEDLRQAADLWPESSRLRVGERGGQTLPGFDLGNSPVAVLPETVAGKRLFMSTTNGTRALDRVRDVPLLVTAALPNREAVAERLLEKRPASVAIVGSGWEGSYSLEDSLAAGALGALLTERDPAATVIANDELSAAIALWQNWRQDPEACLRIASHGQRLIGLGDHDADFRCCAGLDQISVVPTQIEPGVLKAA
- a CDS encoding UbiD family decarboxylase; the encoded protein is MPLFQTGPATRDLRGFLELLDQRGQLRRITAPVDPDLELAAIADRVLAQGGPALLFENVIGSSMPVAVNTLGTVERVVWSMGLERAEQLEELGERLALLQQPRPPKGLGETKRFARVFWDLVKARPDRDLMPPCRQQVFQGDAVNLDSIPLIRPWPGDAGGVITLGLVITKDPETGVPNVGVYRLQKQSVNSMTVHWLSVRGGARHLRKAAAMGRKLEVAVAIGVHPLLVMAAATPIPVQLSEWLFAGIYAGEGVRLTPCKTIDLQVPSHSEVVLEGTITPGEVLPDGPFGDHMGFYGGVEDSPLVRFHCMTQRRDPVFLTTFSGRPPKEEAMLAIALNRIYTPILRQQIPEITDFFLPMEALSYKLAVLSIDKAYPGQAKRAAMAFWSALPQFTYTKFVVVVDRHINVRDPRQVVWAIAAQVDPQRDLFTLADTPFDSLDFASEQLGLGGRLAIDATTKVGPEKNHDWGEPLSRPASLEQRVSERWHELGLDDLGQSEPDPSLFGYALDRLMQRLSIAP
- the aroA gene encoding 3-phosphoshikimate 1-carboxyvinyltransferase — its product is MSATGSPSTPRVLPAGGSLSGRVTVPGDKSISHRSLLFGAIAEGTTTIEGLLPAEDPLSTAACLRAMGVAISPITPGATVTVQGVGLEGLQEPSVILDCGNSGTSMRLMLGLLAGRSGRHFILDGDASLRRRPMRRVGQPLSAMGAEVRGRDSGNLAPLAVQGRQLKGTVIGTPVASAQVKSALLLAALTADGPTTVIEPAQSRDHSERMLRAFGADLEVDGEMGRHITVRPGANLRGQSVVVPGDISSAAFWLVAGSLVPGADLTIENVGLNPTRTGILEVLEQMQARIEVLNRRDVAGEPVGDLRVRQAPLQPFEFGESIMPRLVDEVPILSVAACFCAGESRISGASELRVKETDRLAVMARQLRAMGADIDEHEDGMTIRGGRPLQGTALDSETDHRVAMSLAVAAMLASGDSTLARSEAAAVSYPTFWDDLARLRS
- a CDS encoding MnmC family methyltransferase; amino-acid sequence: MPDCAADLGELHAYPTADGSFSLQSDRFGEAFHNSAGARNEAQAKFALPAQLERFREGTPLRVLDVCVGLGYNSAVVLEALPTPPPELEWCGLELDHRPLDLALARQDFRSSWSASVLQVLEQIRDHGSWRQGGSNGRLLWGDARTMLGQIPGRQSFDLILQDAFSPQRCPELWSEEFLAGLAGRLAAGGRLLTYSRSAAVRASLRRNGLMLFSLLPAPGERPGWSSGTMAVRPGAPIPDGGPGWRALSLMEEEHLHTRAAVPFRDPSGTDDSAAILRRRSMEQDGCSLEPTNAWQRRWRQDSTG
- the glmU gene encoding bifunctional UDP-N-acetylglucosamine diphosphorylase/glucosamine-1-phosphate N-acetyltransferase GlmU, giving the protein MLAVAVLAAGKGTRMKSALPKVLQPLAGATLVERVLASARTLQPERRLLIVGHQAERVEEKLSPIGGLEFVLQQPQNGTGHAVQQLLPVLKGFEGELLVLNGDVPLLRPETIESLVNGHRNSGADVTLLTARLSDPTGYGRVFADETGQVSGIIEHRDCTEEQRSNTLTNAGIYCFNWQALEGVLPQLSTDNDQGELYLTDTVAMLPRAMHLEVADPDEVNGINNRRQLAQCEAVLQQRLREHWMAEGVTFVDPDSCTLSEDCRFGRDVVIEPQTHLRGSCRIGDNCRLGPGSLLENADLGDAVTVLHSVVREATVADDVSIGPFAHLRPAAEIGKGCRIGNFVEVKKSQIGAGSKVNHLSYIGDASLGDNVNVGAGTITANYDGVRKHRTVIGDGSKTGANSVLVAPLSLGKEVTVAAGSTITKDVSDGALAIGRSRQMNKEGWSRSSGD
- a CDS encoding YegS/Rv2252/BmrU family lipid kinase, which produces MPSTLVLNADSSVCPALGTWIGNNAELLKGFSLLIAEDVLAELSKRNTLGQLSITSCRGIRSGGDIEMAATILKGEISGLIHFPSPTGERAGDVLSEPLVRAALLNDLPIALNPASASALVRGIKGSRRGYLIFNPVAGQGDPVSELAEIRSYLEPQIMLQIWMTQPNLDPAQQARELIQEIKAFEQQGEGESLIIASGGDGTVGAVASALADSDIPLGIIPRGTANAFSVALGIPTGVKAACTNLLLGNTRLVDVAMCNDQPMILLSGLGFEAGMVNKASRELKNILGPMAYIFSGARQLVDQQPFKATLRIDGEEYHLEASAITVANAAPATSVMAQGFGQVIPDDGLLEVIVASPKDRISGFSVLSSLAWSAIVSNTANHDNIACFRTRQIEVELEETQKLVVDGEILDADKMTVSVKPGALQVVAPIRLKP